A portion of the Pseudomonas synxantha BG33R genome contains these proteins:
- a CDS encoding ATP-binding protein produces MIRSLRVRLMLAAATLAVLFMLGLLPAMQGAFSLALQDSIEQRLASDVTTLISAARVENNRLLMPAQLPDERFNLTDSRLLGYIYDREGHLVWRSRATQEENINYKPRYDGRGNEFARIREANGQEFFVYDVEVRLLGGKSAAFSIVALQPVREYQLTLEGLRENLYLGFGAALLVLLTLLWLGLTWGLQALRRLSQELDQIEGGTRESLSEEHPRELLRLTGSLNRLLHSEREQRTRYRDSLDDLAHSLKTPLAVLQGVSEDMAQRPEERSQAWVLQSQIERMSQQIGYQLQRASLRKSGLVRHQVRLEPVLQSLCDTLEKVYRDKRVTVTFDLPPECDVPIEKGALLEMLGNLLENAYRLCLKQVRISLVENLDGLELCIEDDGPGVPPDQRARILQRGERLDRQHPGQGIGLAVVKDIIESYHARLTLGDSALGGAAFRIHFPAL; encoded by the coding sequence TTGATTCGCTCGTTACGTGTGCGCCTGATGCTGGCGGCCGCCACCCTGGCCGTGCTGTTTATGCTCGGCTTGTTGCCGGCCATGCAAGGCGCCTTCAGCCTGGCGCTGCAGGATTCCATCGAGCAGCGTCTGGCGTCGGATGTGACCACCCTGATTTCTGCGGCGCGGGTGGAAAATAACCGCCTGCTGATGCCGGCGCAGTTGCCTGACGAACGTTTCAACCTTACCGACAGCCGCCTGCTGGGCTATATCTACGACCGCGAAGGCCATCTGGTGTGGCGTTCGCGGGCGACCCAGGAAGAAAACATTAACTACAAACCGCGCTACGACGGGCGCGGTAATGAGTTTGCGCGCATCCGCGAGGCCAATGGCCAGGAATTCTTCGTGTATGACGTCGAGGTCCGGTTGCTGGGGGGCAAGAGCGCCGCCTTCAGTATCGTCGCCCTGCAACCGGTGCGTGAGTACCAACTGACCCTCGAAGGCTTGCGCGAGAACCTTTACCTGGGATTCGGCGCGGCCCTGCTGGTGCTGTTGACGCTGCTGTGGCTGGGCCTGACCTGGGGTCTGCAAGCCTTGCGGCGCCTGAGCCAGGAACTTGACCAGATCGAAGGCGGTACCCGCGAAAGCCTCAGTGAAGAACATCCCCGCGAACTGTTGCGGCTGACCGGCTCGCTCAACCGTTTGTTGCACAGCGAGCGCGAGCAGCGTACGCGCTACCGTGACTCCCTTGATGACTTGGCCCACAGTTTGAAAACCCCGCTGGCGGTCTTGCAGGGGGTGAGCGAAGACATGGCCCAGCGTCCCGAAGAGCGCAGCCAGGCGTGGGTATTGCAATCGCAGATTGAGCGCATGAGCCAGCAGATCGGCTACCAATTGCAGCGTGCCAGCCTGCGTAAAAGCGGGCTGGTGCGTCACCAGGTACGTCTGGAGCCCGTGCTGCAAAGCCTGTGCGATACGTTGGAGAAGGTTTACCGCGACAAGCGTGTCACCGTCACCTTTGATCTGCCACCTGAGTGCGACGTGCCCATCGAGAAAGGCGCGCTGCTCGAAATGCTCGGCAACCTGCTGGAAAACGCCTATCGCCTGTGCCTCAAGCAAGTGCGAATCAGCCTGGTGGAAAACCTGGACGGCCTTGAGCTGTGTATCGAAGATGATGGCCCAGGCGTGCCACCGGACCAGCGCGCCCGGATCCTGCAAAGGGGCGAGCGTCTGGACCGCCAGCACCCGGGGCAGGGCATCGGGTTGGCGGTGGTCAAGGACATCATCGAAAGCTATCACGCGCGTTTGACGTTGGGGGATTCAGCGTTAGGGGGGGCTGCGTTCAGGATTCATTTTCCGGCCTTGTGA
- a CDS encoding response regulator: MKLLVVEDEALLRHHLFTRLTDSGHVVEAVANAEEALYQTGQFNHDLAIIDLGLPGMGGLDLIRQLRTQAKTFPILILTARGNWQDKVEGLAAGADDYVVKPFQFEELEARMNALLRRSSGFTQSTIIAGPLLLDLNRKQASLDEQPLALTAYEYRILEYLMRHHQQVVAKDRLMEQLYPDDDERDPNVIEVLVGRLRRKLEGPAGFKPIDTVRGLGYLFNERCR; the protein is encoded by the coding sequence ATGAAATTGCTGGTGGTGGAAGATGAGGCGCTGCTGCGTCATCACCTGTTTACCCGCCTGACCGACAGTGGGCATGTGGTCGAAGCCGTGGCCAATGCCGAGGAAGCCCTGTACCAGACCGGCCAGTTCAACCATGACCTGGCGATCATCGACCTTGGCCTGCCCGGCATGGGCGGCCTGGACCTGATCCGCCAATTGCGTACCCAGGCCAAGACTTTCCCGATCCTGATCCTGACCGCTCGCGGCAACTGGCAGGACAAGGTCGAAGGCCTGGCGGCCGGTGCCGACGACTACGTGGTCAAACCCTTCCAGTTCGAAGAGCTGGAGGCGCGCATGAATGCCTTGCTGCGCCGCTCCAGCGGCTTTACCCAGTCCACCATCATCGCCGGGCCGTTGCTGCTGGACCTCAACCGCAAGCAGGCCTCCCTGGATGAACAGCCGCTGGCGTTGACCGCCTACGAATATCGGATCCTTGAGTACTTGATGCGTCATCATCAACAGGTGGTGGCCAAGGATCGCTTGATGGAGCAGCTCTACCCTGATGACGACGAGCGCGATCCGAACGTGATCGAAGTGCTGGTCGGTCGCCTGCGCCGCAAACTGGAAGGCCCCGCCGGGTTCAAGCCGATCGATACCGTGCGCGGCTTGGGTTACCTGTTCAATGAGCGCTGCCGTTGA
- a CDS encoding 4'-phosphopantetheinyl transferase family protein, translating to MTPLPSCCTPLDARWPLPVALPGTVFLSTRFDPALLDAGDFQRSAVPPPASIQRSVAKRQAEFLAGRLCAREALQRLDNLNCIPAIGEDRAPVWPGHISGSITHSTGHAAAIVGHKAQWRGLGMDLENLLTLERAERLAGEILTANELQRMATIPRELHGLLVTLTFSVKESLFKALYPIVQKRFYFEHAELLEWSQAGHVRLRLLTDLSEEWGDGKELEGQFGVEGEQLLSLVAIGAR from the coding sequence ATGACGCCCCTACCCTCTTGCTGCACCCCGCTCGATGCCCGTTGGCCGCTGCCTGTCGCCTTACCTGGCACGGTGTTTTTGAGCACCCGATTCGATCCGGCCTTATTGGACGCAGGCGATTTCCAACGCAGCGCTGTGCCGCCGCCGGCGAGCATCCAGCGCTCGGTTGCCAAGCGTCAGGCGGAGTTCCTCGCAGGGCGCCTGTGCGCCCGAGAAGCGCTGCAACGCCTGGATAACCTCAACTGCATTCCAGCCATCGGTGAAGACCGCGCGCCGGTCTGGCCAGGGCATATCAGTGGTTCCATCACCCACAGCACCGGGCACGCCGCAGCGATTGTCGGGCACAAGGCGCAATGGCGCGGGCTGGGCATGGACCTGGAAAACCTGCTGACCCTGGAGCGGGCGGAGCGCCTGGCCGGGGAAATTCTGACAGCCAACGAGCTGCAGCGTATGGCGACCATACCGCGTGAGCTGCATGGGTTGCTGGTGACGCTGACGTTTTCGGTCAAGGAGAGTCTGTTCAAGGCGCTCTACCCCATCGTGCAAAAGCGCTTTTACTTTGAACATGCCGAGCTGTTGGAGTGGTCACAGGCGGGCCATGTGCGGCTGCGGTTGCTCACGGATCTTTCTGAAGAATGGGGTGATGGCAAAGAGTTGGAGGGGCAGTTTGGGGTGGAAGGGGAGCAGCTGTTGAGCCTGGTGGCCATCGGCGCTAGATAG
- a CDS encoding ATP-binding protein, translating into MNSIFLRIYGGMCAALILVALLGALALHLLNDVRSGQYRERLAHGTFALMGDNLQAMNAIERLRALAVWERLLGIPLELRTFTEAQLDLGQRNRLQRGQVLVEQTGPHAARVLRLVSEQEQLVLTGEVQQISEQLARATIYLLADELVRFPVAEQPQRLADIKQAKGFGFEMHLMALDQADMDDDQRRRVAEGDTVMALGKGGDSIRVFAGMVGTPWVLEIGPLYQMNPYPAQWLILITLIGLTLIGLIVYLLVRQLERRLKGLEAAATRIAKGNLEVRVPARGADSVGRLAAAFNGMAEHLQQLLAIQRELVRAVSHELRTPVARLRFGLEMIGDAATPEARRKYLEGMDGDIQDLDGLVDEMLTYARLEQGAPELNFQRVDLDALLDQVIGELSPLRPQVTVARGVCLSSTHWEDAWVDAEPRYLHRALQNLVSNAMRHAKGQVLISYQVGQLRCRIDVEDDGPGVPESAWERIFTPFLRLDDSRTRASGGHGLGLSIVRRIIYWHGGRALISKSNNLGGACFSLSWPRDQDKP; encoded by the coding sequence GTGAATTCGATCTTCCTGCGCATCTACGGCGGCATGTGCGCGGCGCTGATCCTGGTGGCGTTGCTCGGCGCCCTGGCGTTGCATCTGCTCAACGACGTGCGCAGCGGCCAATACCGCGAACGCCTGGCCCACGGCACCTTTGCCTTGATGGGCGATAACCTGCAAGCCATGAACGCCATCGAACGGCTGCGGGCCTTGGCGGTATGGGAGCGTTTGCTGGGCATTCCGCTGGAGCTGCGCACGTTTACAGAGGCGCAACTGGACCTGGGCCAGCGCAACCGCTTGCAACGCGGCCAGGTGCTGGTGGAACAGACCGGCCCTCATGCGGCGCGGGTACTGCGACTGGTCAGCGAGCAGGAACAGCTGGTGCTCACCGGTGAAGTGCAGCAGATCAGCGAGCAATTGGCCCGTGCAACTATCTACCTGCTGGCCGACGAACTGGTGCGTTTTCCGGTGGCCGAGCAGCCGCAACGCCTGGCCGATATCAAGCAGGCCAAGGGCTTTGGTTTTGAGATGCACTTGATGGCCCTTGACCAGGCCGATATGGACGACGACCAGCGCCGTCGCGTGGCGGAAGGCGATACGGTGATGGCCCTGGGCAAGGGCGGCGATTCGATCCGCGTATTTGCCGGCATGGTCGGTACGCCGTGGGTGCTGGAAATCGGCCCGCTCTATCAAATGAACCCCTATCCGGCGCAGTGGCTGATTCTGATCACCTTGATCGGCCTGACCCTGATCGGCTTGATCGTTTATCTGCTGGTGCGCCAGCTGGAGCGTCGGCTCAAAGGCCTGGAGGCGGCAGCAACGCGGATCGCCAAGGGCAACCTGGAGGTGCGCGTGCCGGCCCGGGGCGCCGATTCGGTAGGGCGCCTGGCGGCCGCGTTCAATGGCATGGCCGAGCACTTGCAGCAATTGCTGGCGATTCAGCGCGAACTGGTGCGTGCGGTGTCCCATGAGCTGCGCACGCCGGTAGCGCGCCTGCGTTTTGGCCTGGAGATGATTGGTGACGCCGCCACTCCCGAGGCACGGCGTAAATACCTGGAAGGCATGGACGGCGATATCCAGGACCTCGATGGCCTGGTGGATGAAATGCTCACCTACGCGCGCCTGGAGCAGGGCGCGCCGGAGTTGAATTTCCAGCGCGTGGACCTCGATGCGCTGCTTGACCAAGTCATTGGCGAATTGTCGCCACTGCGCCCGCAGGTCACCGTGGCTCGCGGTGTCTGCCTGTCATCGACCCACTGGGAGGACGCCTGGGTCGACGCTGAGCCGCGTTACCTGCACCGCGCCCTGCAAAACCTGGTGAGTAACGCCATGCGCCACGCCAAGGGCCAGGTGCTGATCAGTTATCAGGTCGGCCAACTGCGCTGCCGTATTGATGTGGAAGACGATGGCCCCGGCGTGCCGGAGAGTGCCTGGGAGCGAATTTTCACGCCGTTCCTGCGCCTGGACGACAGCCGTACCCGCGCCTCGGGGGGCCATGGCCTTGGCCTGTCGATTGTGCGGCGGATCATCTATTGGCATGGCGGGCGGGCGTTGATCAGCAAGAGCAACAACCTGGGCGGGGCGTGCTTCAGCCTGAGTTGGCCAAGGGATCAAGACAAACCCTGA
- a CDS encoding response regulator, translating to MEQEAWQILIIEDDERLAELTREYLESNGLRVSVESDGAQAAARIIAEQPDLVILDLMLPGEDGLSICRKVRERYEGVILMLTARTDDMDQVQGLDMGADDYVCKPVRPRLLLARIQALLRRSEPALPAAGENQRRLQFGPLVVDNALREAWLHDGGIELTSAEFDLLWLLVANAGRILSREEIFIALRGIGYDGQDRSIDVRISRIRPKIGDDPIHPRLIKTIRSKGYLFVPEAAADMLL from the coding sequence ATGGAGCAAGAAGCCTGGCAGATACTGATCATCGAGGACGACGAGCGACTCGCCGAGTTGACCCGTGAGTACCTGGAAAGCAACGGCCTGCGCGTGTCGGTGGAAAGCGATGGCGCCCAGGCTGCGGCGCGCATCATCGCCGAGCAGCCGGATCTGGTGATCCTCGACCTGATGCTGCCCGGCGAAGATGGCCTGAGCATCTGTCGCAAAGTTCGCGAGCGTTATGAGGGCGTGATCCTGATGCTTACCGCGCGTACCGACGACATGGACCAGGTGCAGGGCCTGGACATGGGCGCCGACGACTATGTGTGCAAGCCTGTGCGCCCGCGCCTGTTGCTGGCGCGTATCCAGGCGCTATTGCGGCGCAGCGAGCCGGCGTTACCGGCGGCGGGAGAAAACCAGCGCCGCCTGCAGTTCGGCCCGCTGGTGGTGGACAACGCGCTGCGCGAAGCCTGGCTGCACGATGGCGGGATCGAACTGACCAGCGCCGAATTCGACCTGCTGTGGTTATTGGTCGCGAATGCCGGGCGCATCCTGTCCCGGGAAGAAATCTTCATTGCCCTGCGCGGCATTGGCTACGACGGCCAGGACCGCTCCATTGATGTGCGCATCTCGCGCATTCGGCCGAAAATCGGCGACGACCCGATCCACCCGCGCCTGATCAAGACCATCCGCAGCAAAGGCTACCTGTTCGTCCCCGAAGCCGCTGCCGACATGCTGCTGTGA
- a CDS encoding ribonucleoside-diphosphate reductase subunit alpha, which translates to MQTDTTRENPQGSVPQAADSNPDLSATAPGQLRVIKRNGTVVPYTDDKITVAITKAFLAVEGGTAAASSRIHDTVARLTEQVTATFKRRMPSGGTIHIEEIQDQVELALMRAGEQKVARDYVIYRDSRAKERAVRSPAEEAAVQAHPSIRITLADGSFAPLDLGRLNTIITEACEGLEEVDGDLIQRETLKNLYDGVALTDVNTALVMTARTLVEREPNYSFVTARLLMDTLRAEGLGFLKVADSATHHEMADLYAKALPAYIAKGIEFELLNPILATFDLEKLGKAINHERDQQFTYLGLQTLYDRYFIHKDGIRFELPQVFFMRVAMGLAIEEKNKEDRAIEFYNLLSSFDYMSSTPTLFNAGTLRPQLSSCYLTTVPDDLSGIYHAIHDNAMLSKFAGGLGNDWTPVRALGSYIKGTNGKSQGVVPFLKVVNDTAVAVNQGGKRKGAVCAYLETWHMDIEEFIELRKNTGDDRRRTHDMNTANWIPDLFMKRVFDDGKWTLFSPSEVPDLHDLTGKAFEERYEYYEALTEYPGKVKLFKTIQAKDLWRKMLSMLFETGHPWLTFKDPCNLRSPQQHVGVVHSSNLCTEITLNTNKDEIAVCNLGSINLPNHIVNGKLDTAKLERTVNTAVRMLDNVIDINYYSVPQAQNSNFKHRPVGLGIMGFQDALYLQHIPYGSDAAVEFADKSMEAVSYYAIQASCDLADERGAYETFQGSLWSKGILPLDSQQILIEARGQKYIDVDLNETLDWAPVRARVQKGIRNSNIMAIAPTATIANITGVSQSIEPTYQNLYVKSNLSGEFTVINPYLVRDLKARGLWDSVMINDLKYYDGSVQQIERIPQELKELYATAFEVDTKWIVDAASRRQKWIDQAQSLNLYIAGASGKKLDVTYRMAWYRGLKTTYYLRALAATSTEKSTINTGKLNAVSSGNHGDDSVLAAPAGPAPVPKACAIDEPDCEACQ; encoded by the coding sequence ATGCAAACCGACACAACTCGCGAGAACCCGCAAGGCTCCGTGCCGCAGGCCGCTGATTCGAATCCGGATCTGTCCGCCACCGCACCTGGCCAACTGCGCGTGATCAAGCGTAACGGCACTGTCGTTCCTTATACCGATGACAAAATCACCGTCGCCATCACCAAAGCGTTTCTTGCAGTTGAAGGCGGCACCGCTGCTGCCTCGTCGCGCATCCACGACACCGTTGCCCGCCTGACCGAACAGGTCACCGCGACCTTCAAGCGTCGCATGCCTTCGGGCGGCACCATCCACATCGAAGAAATCCAGGACCAGGTTGAACTGGCCCTGATGCGTGCCGGCGAGCAAAAAGTGGCCCGCGACTACGTGATCTACCGCGATTCGCGCGCCAAGGAACGTGCCGTACGCTCCCCGGCCGAAGAAGCTGCCGTACAAGCACACCCGTCGATCCGCATCACCCTGGCTGACGGCAGCTTTGCGCCGTTGGACCTGGGCCGCCTGAACACCATCATCACCGAGGCCTGCGAAGGTCTGGAAGAAGTCGACGGTGACCTGATCCAGCGCGAAACCCTGAAGAACCTGTACGACGGCGTGGCCCTGACCGACGTCAACACCGCGCTGGTGATGACCGCCCGTACCCTGGTTGAACGCGAGCCGAACTACTCGTTCGTGACCGCGCGCCTGTTGATGGACACCCTGCGTGCCGAAGGCCTGGGCTTCCTGAAAGTCGCCGACAGCGCCACTCACCACGAGATGGCTGACCTGTACGCCAAAGCCCTGCCGGCCTATATCGCCAAGGGTATCGAGTTCGAATTGCTGAACCCGATCCTGGCCACCTTCGACCTGGAAAAACTCGGCAAGGCGATCAACCACGAGCGCGACCAGCAGTTCACCTACCTGGGCCTGCAAACCCTGTACGACCGTTACTTCATCCACAAGGACGGTATCCGCTTCGAACTGCCGCAAGTGTTCTTCATGCGCGTGGCCATGGGCCTGGCGATTGAAGAGAAGAACAAAGAAGACCGTGCGATCGAGTTCTACAACCTGCTGTCGTCCTTCGACTACATGTCGTCGACCCCGACCCTGTTCAACGCCGGCACCCTGCGTCCTCAGCTGTCGAGCTGCTACCTGACCACCGTGCCGGATGACCTGTCGGGCATCTACCACGCGATCCACGACAACGCCATGCTGTCCAAATTCGCCGGCGGCCTGGGTAACGACTGGACCCCGGTGCGCGCACTGGGTTCTTACATCAAGGGCACCAACGGCAAGTCCCAGGGCGTTGTACCGTTCCTGAAAGTGGTGAACGACACCGCCGTCGCCGTTAACCAGGGTGGCAAGCGCAAAGGCGCTGTGTGTGCCTACCTGGAAACCTGGCACATGGACATTGAAGAGTTCATCGAGCTGCGCAAGAACACCGGTGATGACCGTCGTCGTACCCACGACATGAACACCGCCAACTGGATCCCTGACCTGTTCATGAAGCGCGTCTTCGATGACGGCAAGTGGACCCTGTTCTCGCCATCCGAAGTGCCGGACCTGCACGACCTGACCGGCAAGGCCTTCGAAGAGCGCTACGAGTACTACGAAGCCCTCACCGAGTACCCAGGCAAGGTCAAGCTGTTCAAGACCATCCAGGCCAAAGACCTGTGGCGCAAAATGCTGTCCATGCTGTTCGAAACCGGCCACCCATGGTTGACCTTCAAGGACCCATGCAACCTGCGCAGCCCGCAGCAGCACGTGGGCGTGGTCCACAGTTCGAACCTGTGCACCGAGATCACCTTGAACACCAACAAGGACGAGATCGCCGTTTGCAACCTGGGCTCGATCAACCTGCCGAACCATATCGTCAACGGCAAGCTGGACACCGCCAAGCTGGAACGCACCGTCAACACCGCCGTACGCATGCTCGATAACGTGATCGACATCAACTACTACTCGGTGCCACAGGCGCAGAACTCCAACTTCAAGCATCGTCCAGTTGGCTTGGGCATCATGGGCTTCCAGGACGCGTTGTACCTGCAGCACATCCCTTACGGTTCCGATGCTGCGGTCGAGTTCGCCGACAAATCCATGGAAGCGGTCAGCTACTACGCGATCCAGGCTTCCTGCGACCTGGCCGACGAGCGCGGCGCCTACGAGACGTTCCAGGGTTCGCTGTGGTCCAAAGGCATCCTGCCGCTGGACTCGCAACAGATCCTGATCGAAGCCCGTGGCCAGAAGTACATCGACGTTGACCTCAACGAAACCCTGGACTGGGCGCCGGTTCGTGCCCGCGTGCAGAAAGGTATTCGTAACTCCAACATCATGGCCATCGCACCGACCGCCACCATCGCCAACATCACTGGCGTGTCGCAGTCGATCGAACCGACCTACCAGAACCTGTATGTGAAATCGAACCTGTCGGGCGAATTCACCGTGATCAACCCATACCTGGTTCGTGACCTGAAAGCCCGCGGCCTGTGGGACTCGGTCATGATCAACGACCTGAAGTACTACGACGGTTCCGTGCAGCAGATCGAACGCATCCCGCAAGAACTCAAAGAGCTCTATGCGACCGCCTTCGAAGTGGATACCAAGTGGATCGTTGACGCCGCCAGCCGCCGTCAGAAGTGGATCGACCAGGCTCAGTCGCTGAACCTCTACATCGCCGGCGCTTCGGGCAAGAAGCTGGATGTGACCTACCGCATGGCTTGGTACCGTGGCCTGAAAACCACTTACTACCTCCGTGCCCTGGCCGCGACCAGCACCGAGAAGTCGACCATCAACACCGGTAAGTTGAACGCTGTTTCCAGCGGCAACCATGGTGATGATTCGGTTCTCGCAGCTCCTGCCGGTCCGGCACCTGTGCCAAAGGCCTGCGCGATTGACGAGCCGGATTGCGAAGCTTGCCAATAA
- the flgE gene encoding flagellar hook protein FlgE, producing MSFNIGLSGLYAANKQLDVTGNNIANVATTGFKSSRAEFSDIYAASKLGTGQNTIGNGVNLAAVSQQFTQGDVNGGGGILDMAIQGGGFFVQKGGDGSLEYTRSGAFRADKDGYITNNTGTSRLQGYAADENGKINKGGLVDLQLNLANLPPKASTKVDSASNLNSSSPVIDQTKNPFDPTKSETFTTQYGTTLYDSQGNAHPMVQYVVKTGANEWQSYTLIDGRNPDGSPPTGTGADVKAPVPSTLAFDGAGNLKSIVTGGVAGNTLTIKDWVPGTVTDGVWKANDASANKDGIAINMGNVTQYNSASYRNPPVTDGYATGQITGLKVDGSGVLFATFSNQQSKAIGQISLASFNNEQGLQPAGGTTWKETFASGQPGYDAPEAGTLGSIKGSSLEASNVNLTNELVDLIKAQSNYQANAKTISTQSTIMQTIIQMT from the coding sequence ATGTCTTTTAATATCGGCCTTAGCGGCCTCTATGCGGCCAACAAACAACTGGACGTGACCGGCAACAACATCGCCAACGTTGCGACCACCGGCTTCAAGTCATCTCGTGCGGAATTTTCCGATATTTATGCGGCTTCCAAACTTGGCACTGGCCAGAACACCATCGGCAACGGTGTGAACCTGGCGGCGGTGTCGCAGCAGTTCACCCAGGGCGACGTCAACGGCGGTGGCGGCATCCTCGACATGGCGATCCAGGGCGGTGGTTTCTTCGTGCAGAAGGGTGGCGACGGCTCGCTGGAATACACCCGAAGCGGTGCTTTCCGTGCGGACAAGGACGGCTACATCACCAACAACACTGGCACTTCGCGTCTGCAGGGTTACGCTGCGGACGAGAATGGCAAGATCAACAAGGGTGGTCTGGTCGACCTGCAACTGAACCTGGCGAACCTGCCACCGAAGGCGTCCACCAAGGTGGATTCGGCCAGCAACCTTAACTCCTCGTCGCCGGTAATCGACCAGACCAAGAACCCCTTTGACCCAACCAAGTCAGAAACCTTCACCACGCAATACGGCACTACATTGTATGACTCCCAGGGCAACGCGCACCCGATGGTTCAGTACGTGGTGAAAACCGGTGCCAACGAGTGGCAGTCCTACACCTTGATCGATGGCCGTAACCCTGACGGTTCGCCTCCGACCGGTACCGGGGCTGATGTGAAAGCGCCAGTGCCGTCGACCCTGGCTTTCGATGGTGCCGGTAATCTCAAGAGCATCGTGACCGGTGGTGTTGCCGGCAACACCCTGACCATTAAGGATTGGGTACCCGGTACAGTGACCGACGGTGTCTGGAAGGCCAACGATGCGTCAGCGAACAAGGATGGCATCGCTATCAACATGGGCAATGTCACCCAGTACAACTCGGCCAGCTACCGCAACCCGCCGGTCACTGACGGTTATGCCACTGGCCAGATCACTGGCCTGAAAGTCGACGGCAGCGGTGTATTGTTCGCGACCTTCAGCAACCAGCAGAGCAAAGCCATCGGCCAGATTTCCCTGGCCAGCTTCAACAACGAGCAAGGCTTGCAGCCGGCTGGCGGTACTACTTGGAAAGAGACCTTCGCATCGGGCCAGCCGGGTTACGACGCGCCGGAAGCTGGCACGCTGGGTTCTATCAAGGGCTCCTCTCTGGAAGCCTCCAACGTCAACCTGACCAACGAGCTGGTTGACCTGATCAAGGCCCAGAGCAACTACCAGGCGAACGCCAAGACCATCTCCACCCAAAGTACCATCATGCAGACCATCATCCAGATGACCTGA
- the flgD gene encoding flagellar hook assembly protein FlgD, with amino-acid sequence MAIVDTSNNTAVQDLFNSKVKDASNNVSNVSKAATGNQALGKDAFLQLLVTQLKNQNPLSPQDNGAFVAQLAQFSSLEGINTLNDSVNNISSNFSSSQALQASSLVGRSIIIQTDKAMVDTSKSMNGSVEVPSAVGNVSVKITDKDGNVVRTVDMGAQSAGSQSFIWDGKNDKGEVAPAGTYTFNASTKNDKGDSVSLATSLPATVTSVTLSKTGGEMLLNLAGGMGSVKLSQIQTIGT; translated from the coding sequence ATGGCCATCGTTGATACGTCAAACAACACGGCAGTCCAGGACCTGTTCAATTCCAAGGTCAAGGACGCTTCGAACAATGTCTCGAATGTTTCCAAAGCAGCCACTGGCAACCAGGCGTTGGGCAAGGACGCATTCCTGCAGTTACTGGTAACCCAGCTGAAAAACCAGAACCCGCTGTCGCCCCAGGACAACGGCGCGTTCGTGGCCCAACTTGCCCAGTTCAGCAGCCTGGAAGGCATCAACACCCTGAACGACTCGGTGAATAACATCTCCAGCAACTTCAGCTCTTCGCAAGCGCTGCAGGCTTCATCGCTGGTGGGGCGGTCGATCATTATCCAGACCGACAAAGCCATGGTTGATACCAGCAAGAGCATGAACGGTTCGGTAGAGGTGCCATCGGCGGTGGGCAACGTTTCCGTCAAAATCACCGACAAGGACGGCAACGTCGTGCGCACCGTGGATATGGGCGCGCAGAGTGCCGGCAGCCAGAGCTTTATCTGGGACGGCAAGAACGACAAGGGCGAGGTCGCCCCCGCCGGCACTTACACCTTCAATGCCAGCACCAAGAACGACAAGGGTGACTCGGTTTCCCTGGCCACCTCGCTGCCAGCCACCGTAACCAGCGTGACCTTGAGCAAGACCGGCGGCGAAATGCTGCTCAACCTTGCAGGCGGCATGGGCAGCGTCAAGCTGTCGCAAATTCAGACTATCGGTACATAG
- the flgC gene encoding flagellar basal body rod protein FlgC: MSLSSVFNIAGSGMSAQTTRLNTVASNIANAETVSSSIDQTYRARHPVFATMFQGGQAGGSDSLFQNQDAAGSGVQVLGVVEDQSNLEARYEPNHPAANEKGYVYYPNVNVVEEMADMISASRSFQTNAEMMNTAKAMMQKVLTLGQ; the protein is encoded by the coding sequence ATGTCCCTGTCCAGTGTTTTCAATATTGCCGGCAGTGGCATGAGCGCGCAGACCACGCGTTTGAACACCGTCGCCAGTAACATCGCCAACGCCGAGACCGTCTCTTCGAGCATTGACCAGACTTACCGTGCCCGTCACCCGGTGTTTGCCACCATGTTCCAGGGTGGCCAGGCCGGTGGCAGCGATTCGTTGTTCCAGAACCAGGACGCAGCCGGCTCCGGCGTGCAGGTGCTGGGTGTGGTTGAAGACCAGAGCAACCTGGAGGCCCGTTACGAGCCCAACCATCCGGCCGCGAACGAAAAGGGTTACGTCTACTACCCCAACGTCAACGTGGTCGAGGAAATGGCTGACATGATCTCCGCCAGTCGTTCGTTCCAGACCAATGCGGAAATGATGAACACCGCCAAAGCCATGATGCAGAAGGTCCTGACCCTGGGTCAGTAA